CGCTGCTCCCCAGCGTGAACCTGAGCAGCAGCTACTCGAACTCGAGCAACCAGCGCTTCGACCAGGCGACCGGCCAGCTCGTCTCCGAGAGCTACGCCGCGCAGGCGCAGGCCAGCTACGAATTGTTCGGCGGCGGCCGCCGGCTGGCGCAGCTCCGGCGCACCAGCGCCGGGCTGGCCGCAGCGGACGCCGCCTACCGGGCCCAGCGTTTCCAGACCATCCTGGCCACGACGGAGGCGTACTACAACGCGGTCGCGGCGGCGGAGCTCGTGCGGGCCGCCGCACAGCGGCTGGAGCGGGCGCGGCAGCAGCTCGCGTTCGCCCAGACGCGCCTCGAGGTCGGCACGGCGACGCGGTCGGACGTGCTCCGCGCGGAGCTGGAGGTGGGGCGCGCCGAGCTGGCGTTGGTGGAGGCGGAAGCCGGGGAAAGGAACGCGCGGCTGCGGCTCGGCCGGCAGATCGGCGTCCAGGGCGAGGTCGAGCCGGCGGTGGTGACGTTGCCGGAGGCGGCGCCGCCGCGCCCGCCGCTCGAGGAGCTCGTGGCGGAAGCCGTGAGCCGGTCGCCCAGCGTCCTCGCGGCCCAGGCGGACCGGCAGGAGGCCCGGGCTGCCCGGCTGGCCGCCTACACGTCGTACATCCCGTCGGTGCGCGCCACGGGGGGCTACGACTGGTTCGCGTACCAGTTCCCTCCCAACGAGCGGAGCTGGAGCCTCAGGATCACGGCCTCCGTACCGCTGTTCAACGGTTTCCAGCGTGAAGCGGCGGTCGCCCGGGCCGCAGCGTCGGAGCGCATAGCGGAGGCGCGGGCGCGGGACGCGGAGCTGGCGGCGCGGGTGGCCGTGGAGGCCGCGGCGCGG
The nucleotide sequence above comes from bacterium. Encoded proteins:
- a CDS encoding TolC family protein yields the protein MCGQGRGAMPWPFRSMTDDRGRRETADTQKRSSPMHSLFRGGTVAAVALGIVIAPVAGAAQQPVRSVTLEEAIRLALERDPAAVAAEEAVATARANHLEARGALLPSVNLSSSYSNSSNQRFDQATGQLVSESYAAQAQASYELFGGGRRLAQLRRTSAGLAAADAAYRAQRFQTILATTEAYYNAVAAAELVRAAAQRLERARQQLAFAQTRLEVGTATRSDVLRAELEVGRAELALVEAEAGERNARLRLGRQIGVQGEVEPAVVTLPEAAPPRPPLEELVAEAVSRSPSVLAAQADRQEARAARLAAYTSYIPSVRATGGYDWFAYQFPPNERSWSLRITASVPLFNGFQREAAVARAAASERIAEARARDAELAARVAVEAAARQIDAAERRVEIARRGIELAREDLRVQEERYQIGNATILDLQASQVALAEAEIEWVNARQELGISVARLEAVLGRRLEP